The Fulvia fulva chromosome 1, complete sequence region AGGAATCCATCGCGCGCGAACAATGGTGCTCCTGAGACCATCGATCCAACACTCAGTGGGACTACAGAGTCTCCGCAACAGCCATTTGTGTGGGAATAGCGCGCGAGCTCATGTCCATAACGGTGGTTATACATCTCAAGGCATACCCTTATGGACGCATCTTGTTTGCAACATTGCTCATTTCATTCCGCTAATATAGGGCAAGCACGTTCTAGCTCTTCAATCCAGCAAGGCGGTCTTGCTCTTCAGTATTCTTCGGCAGTAACCGATCTCCCCCATTGAGCCTCCCACGCTTGCCTAAAGCTGTGTTCGCCAAGTCAAACCGCAGCAGACGTCTGCTCCTTTGGAAGAGGTGTGAATCGCAAATATGGCTTCACGACCTGCATCTTTGGGAACAACTTCTCGGCCTCAGGGGTCTTGATGCTTGGGTGCACAATCACATCGTCACCTGGCACCCAGTTGATTGGAGTGGTGACCTTGTGCTTGTCACCCGTCTGGAGAGAATCGAGCACGCGCAGAACCTCGGCAGTGTTGCGGCCGGTCGAAGCTGGGTAGGAGAGGATCAGGCGGATGGTCTTCTTTGGGTCGATGATGAAGACGCTGCGGATGGTGAAGGCGATGCCCTTCTCGTCAACGTTGGTCGCATCCTGGTGGTCGATCCTGCAAGATCACAATTCAGTCTTGTGCTACAAAGGTACTGGGCGTTTGTCAGCTTCACTCACATGTCGTAGGCAAGAGCGACCTTGCGCTCCTTGTCACCGATGATGGGGAAGCGGAGGTTGCTGCCGGAAATCTCGTTGATGTCCTTGATCCAGCCGCCATGGCTCTCAATGGTGTTGGCACTGAGACCGATGAGCTTTGCGCCACGCTTGGTAAACTCGGGCTCGAGCTTGGCGAAAGCACCGAGCTCAGTGGTGCAAACTGGAGTGTAGTCCTCTGGGTGAGAGAACAGAATGACCCAATTGTCGCCAATGAAGTCGTGGAAGTTGATTGGGCCTGCAGTGGTCTCGGCGTCGAAGTTTGGTGCAGTGCTACCGAGGCGGAGTGAGGAAGCCATGTTTGCGGTAGTGATGTGGTGATGTGATGTTGGTCGGACGAGGGTATTGATGTCGCGAAAGGGTGTAGAGTTGATGAAAGAAAGCAGGACAACTGTTCTGACTGTTTACACACAAGAAATCTTCTTTGCCCCTCCAAGCCGTCGCTGATGCGGCGGGCACATGCTACCCCTGCGAGCACGTCATTTACCACTAACCCATGTCCAGCTGCTGCGTCGAAGTCATTGTCGGTCTTTGCCAATCAAATTTCAGAGCCAGTACGGAAGCGTCCCTGGCATTCGCGCTCCAGGCACATAGTAGACCTACTGTACCTCCTACAAACAATGTGCCCGTCAACCCTGCCAAGACGACACGACATTCGAGGTTGATATGGCTCATGCTGAGTATACCGCAGCCTCAACGTATGTAGGCCCCCCACCTGGCATTGATTGCAACACCTTGCTTGGTGAACTTGTGGCACACACTCTAAAGGTTCTTCAACAGTCTGCTAACGCAATGAACAATCTGAGCTGACTGGTGCGACGGTCGATGAGTGATCACGGTCGTGGCCAAGTTTGTAAGCACCGCGCCCAAACAGCATACACAGCAGCGAGGTTCTTCTGCTGACCAGGAGGCTGACGGCAGTCGTGCGACGTTTGTCTTCCTGCAGGAAAGAGCAATTCACCTCCGACAAGGGACAGGATACTGTCGCAAGGCGAGTCTAATAATAAGCAGGAATGCAATCACAGCAGTTCATTTGCACGACGAGAAAATGAGTCGCGCCCGAGCGTCGGCCGGTAGAAATTGTGCGCTCCAATCGTACGACTGGCCACATCTCCCACACGCCGTTCGGCAACGTTGCGGGGGGAATGAGTGGATCGTGAGGAGCTCGTCATCCCTGTGACGTGGGACTGCTTTCATCTCTGAAGTGTGAAGCACTTGACTCATCTCCAAGCGTTACCTTAAGCATGAGCGTCAGTGGTTGTGATCTTGGGACTACCGCACGGGACGATCAGCCTCTGCGACTTGCGGCTGCATTGCGGCAACGGAATATTCAGTAGCATTGTTGAAGGGCGCGAAGCGTTTCACAACGGCCTTGCTGGCTCCACGGAAGTACGGCTCTCGGTTCTGCATGGCGTACTATCGCATGGCCTACATGATGAAGGGGGCGTATCAAAAGTGGTGTAGTCCCGACTTCGCTCTACCTCTGAGAGGGTATGTAATGTTCTTGTCGCTGTCCTTTTTGTAACCTCTCTTATTCTTATATGGGGGCCTTTCGTTCTTCTGGCTCGATGGCAAGTCCAGAAGTAGCATTGCCGCGGGACTCGTCAAAGGGGGAGAAGAGCCACTTCAGTCCTGGAATCGTAAAGCCAGAGAGTGATAGAGATAACAGACACAATGATTCCGCTAGTAGCATCAACGCCGACGACGAGATCGTGTGGCATTATTTGACCTTCGAGACCGATCTACCGGCACCAGCCCTTCTGTCCCAGGAATCGTTGAACACTGCTGTAGTAG contains the following coding sequences:
- a CDS encoding Peroxiredoxin, mitochondrial, giving the protein MASSLRLGSTAPNFDAETTAGPINFHDFIGDNWVILFSHPEDYTPVCTTELGAFAKLEPEFTKRGAKLIGLSANTIESHGGWIKDINEISGSNLRFPIIGDKERKVALAYDMIDHQDATNVDEKGIAFTIRSVFIIDPKKTIRLILSYPASTGRNTAEVLRVLDSLQTGDKHKVTTPINWVPGDDVIVHPSIKTPEAEKLFPKMQVVKPYLRFTPLPKEQTSAAV